In the genome of Desulfuromonas sp., one region contains:
- the trpS gene encoding tryptophan--tRNA ligase: MRVLSGIQPSGALHLGNFFGMMDKMIKYQEQEELFCFIANYHAMTSLSDGKALARGTLEAAASFIALGLDPEKSTFWVQSDLPEVQELTWYLSNFTPMGLLERCHSYKDKVTKGIAANHGLFAYPVLMAADILLFQSNKVPVGKDQKQHVEVTRDIAIKFNNEYGEIFTLPEPEIDDEVATVPGLDGQKMSKSYGNTIDLFLEEKALRKQVMRIVTDPTPVEEPKDPDTCNVYQIYSLFLDKTGQADLRKRYEAGGLGYGEVKQELFETIRDTFEPYRQKREDLLADPAGLRDTLAKGADKARYAALKTLRKVRKKVG; the protein is encoded by the coding sequence ATGCGCGTCCTATCCGGTATCCAGCCTTCCGGCGCTCTGCATCTCGGAAATTTTTTCGGGATGATGGACAAGATGATCAAATACCAGGAGCAGGAAGAACTTTTCTGCTTTATCGCCAACTATCATGCCATGACATCGCTGAGTGATGGCAAGGCGCTGGCCCGTGGCACCCTGGAAGCGGCCGCCAGCTTTATTGCCCTCGGCCTTGACCCTGAGAAAAGCACTTTCTGGGTGCAGTCGGACCTGCCCGAGGTCCAGGAGCTGACCTGGTATCTTTCTAACTTCACGCCGATGGGTCTGCTTGAACGCTGCCACAGCTACAAGGACAAAGTGACCAAGGGGATAGCCGCCAATCACGGCCTGTTCGCCTATCCGGTCCTGATGGCCGCCGACATCCTGCTCTTCCAGAGCAACAAGGTGCCGGTCGGCAAGGATCAGAAACAGCACGTCGAGGTGACGCGCGACATCGCGATCAAGTTCAATAACGAATACGGTGAAATCTTTACCCTCCCCGAACCGGAGATTGATGACGAGGTGGCGACCGTCCCCGGACTCGACGGTCAGAAGATGAGCAAGAGCTACGGCAATACGATTGATCTCTTCCTCGAGGAAAAGGCGTTACGTAAACAGGTCATGCGGATTGTCACCGATCCGACGCCGGTCGAGGAACCGAAAGATCCCGACACCTGCAATGTCTACCAGATCTATTCGTTGTTTCTGGACAAGACCGGCCAGGCTGATTTGCGCAAACGGTACGAAGCGGGCGGGCTCGGATATGGCGAGGTTAAACAGGAGCTGTTTGAAACCATCCGCGATACCTTCGAGCCCTATCGGCAGAAAAGGGAAGACCTGCTGGCTGATCCTGCCGGGTTGCGCGACACCCTGGCAAAAGGCGCCGATAAGGCGCGCTAC